In the genome of Bosea sp. BIWAKO-01, the window TGCGAGCTGGACGCTCAACGCCGATGAACTGGCTGAGATCGACGCGATCACCGCGTAAGCCGGCGGGGCCCCTGGCCCCTGATAGGACCCGTCATGACCAGGTCCGCCCCGACCGTGCGCGCCCTCGCCACCCGAGGCTCGTGTTCAGGAGCCTGATGCTCGCCACAGCGGCGAGCATCAGGCTCTCTCAAAGGAAACTCGCGATCTCCTCCAGCGGCTTCTTGCCGATCGCGGGAACGACGCAGTCATCTGCGGGATAGCCGACGACGAGCAGGATCAGCGCCTTCTCGTTATCCGGCCGCCCGCAGATCTCGTTCAGGAAATTCATCGGCGCCGGCGTATGGGTCAGGGTCGCGAGCCCGGCATCGTGCAGCGCCGCAATCAGGAAGCCGGTCGCGATGCCGACCGATTCGGGCACGTAATAGTGCTTCACCTTGCGGCCCTGCGCATCATAACCCCAGCGGTGCGCAAAGATTGCGATCAGCCAGGGTGCCCTTTCGAGGAAGGGCTTGTTGTCGTCGGTGCCGAGATGGGCAAGCGCTCCGAGCCATTCCTCGCCGGCCCGACCGGCATAGAAGGCACGCTCCTCCTCTTCCGCCCCCTCTCGGATCAGCTTCTTGCGCTCCGGATCGGAGATGCAGACGAAGGTCCAGGGCTGCTGGTTCGCACCGGACGGAGCGGTTCCGGCGGCCCGAACCGCCGTCTCGATCAGTTCGCGCGGAACCGGCCGCTGCGAATAGTCGCGCACCGTGCGGCGCTTGCGCATGCGGGCAAGGAAGGCCTCGGCGCGCCCCTGCATCTGGTCCTCGGGAACACCCTCGAAAACCAGAGGCATGGTGACGTAGGGACTCATGACGTTTCGCTCCTGACGTGTTTTGGCGCAGCTTGCTGCGAATCGCGCCTCTGATGCAATGGACCCGGCCGCGTCGCCCGCATAAGGTCCGCGCCATGAGCACGACCGCACCAGACCTCAAGCCCGGCGACCATCTCTTTCTCGTCGACGGCTCGAACTTCATCTTCCGCGCCTATTTCCAGTCGATCAATCAGGACCGGAAGTATCTTTCGCGCTCGGATGGACTGCCCTCCGGCGCAGTGAGGCTGTTTGCGACGAAGCTCTTCCAGTTCGTGCGCGAGGGCGTGCTCGGCGTGAAGCCGACCCACCTCGCCATCGTCTTCGACAAGACGGAAAACTCGTTCCGCAAGGCCCTCTACCCGGCCTATAAGGGCAATCGCTCCGAGCCCCCGGCCGACTTGATTCCGCAGTTCCCGCTGATGCGAGAGGCGGTCCGTGCC includes:
- a CDS encoding nitroreductase family protein, which codes for MSPYVTMPLVFEGVPEDQMQGRAEAFLARMRKRRTVRDYSQRPVPRELIETAVRAAGTAPSGANQQPWTFVCISDPERKKLIREGAEEEERAFYAGRAGEEWLGALAHLGTDDNKPFLERAPWLIAIFAHRWGYDAQGRKVKHYYVPESVGIATGFLIAALHDAGLATLTHTPAPMNFLNEICGRPDNEKALILLVVGYPADDCVVPAIGKKPLEEIASFL